From Flaviflexus ciconiae:
ATCCGCCGGGGTTGTCCCCAAGGATGGTGTGTACGCTGGCTGGCTCGTCCGGGACGTCCCCGGTACCTCAGCGGTGGAGAATCTACCGGCAGCTATCTCGATTGGCACCAACCCCCAGTTTGATGGCAAGGGAAGAACGGTTGAGGCACACGTCCTCGGACGTGCCGACCTTGACCTGTACGGCGAGGACATCGCCATCGATCTCGTTGCCTACCTTCGCCCCATGGTTTCTTTCGACAGGGTGGAGACGCTCCTTGAACAGATGGATGAGGACCTGCGGCAGTCAGCCCTTGCCCTTGGCGTCCCGGTATCCGGCCGGGTCGACCCAACTCAGGTGACCGCTGGCCTCCAAGCCGAAGAGTTCAACCTGTAACGATTCTCCGGGGACCGCGGTTGCCATGCCGCGGGTACGTAGCGAATATCACCGGATGCTCGCGGTGAGTGCCTGGGGGCTGCGTGGTAAGCTTGCAAAGCCGTTAGATCGGCCACGGATGCGTCATGCCCGGGAGAACAGGCCCCGGAGCTCTGTGCAACGGAAAGAAACTGGAGAATCAATGGCTCTCTCAGCTGAGAAAAAGCAGCAGATTATCAAGGAATACGCCACCCACGAGGGTGACACTGGTTCGCCTGAGGTGCAGGTTGCTCTGCTCTCGCAGCGCATCAACGACCTGACCGAGCACTTCCGCTCGCACAAGCACGATCACCACTCGCGTCGTGGTCTCATGCTTCTCATCGGGCAGCGTAAGCGCCTCCTCAAGTACCTCGCGGACGAGGACATCGAGCGTTACCGCGCTCTCATTGCACGCCTCGGTCTGCGACGCTAAGACCACCGGCCCGGGCCCAACAGGCCCGGGCCAACCGCTGTCTAGGGACAGCACACTGAAGAAAAAATAAGAAGAATAATGTATGTGGAGCGGACGCCCGGTCCTCGGTTGCAAATTACGGGGCAGGTACCCGTGACTGGCAATCGATGACCGTGACCGTCTCCAAGAAAGATAGAGGAACCATGGAAGGTCCCGACGTTAAATTTTCCGAAGCAGTCATTGATAATGGCTCCTTCGGCACCCGCACGATCCGTTTCGAAACCGGCCTGCTTGCTCGCCAGGCAGCCGGAAGCGCAATGGTTTACCTGGATGGCGAGACCGCTATCCTGTCCGCCACCGCAGTCTCGAAGGCACCGAAGGATCACTTCGACTTCTTCCCGCTGACCGTTGACGTGGAGGAGCGCTCCTACGCCGCCGGTCGCGTCCCCGGCTCGTTCTTCCGTCGTGAAGGCCGCCCGGGTACGGACGCGATCCTCGCGTGCCGTCTCATCGACCGCCCTCTGCGTCCCGCCTTCGTCAAGGGCCTGCGCAACGAGGTCCAGGTTGTTGCCACCGTAATGGCGGTGCACCCTGATGATGCGTACGACGTTGTCGCCATCAACGGCGCATCGATGTCCACCACACTGTCCGGTCTGCCCTTCTCGGGCCCGATCGGCGCCACCCGCATCGCACTCATCGACAACCAGTGGGTTGCTTTCCCGCGCTACTCCGACCTGCCCCGCGCAACCTTCAGCATGGTTGTTGCCGGCCGTATCGTCGGTGACGACGTTGCCGTCATGATGGTTGAGGCTGAGGCTGGCGAGTACGCCTGGGACCTTATCCAGGAAGGTGCTCAGGCACCGACCGAGGAGACCGTCGCCGAGGGTCTCGAGGCCGCCAAGGGCTTTATTCGCGTTCTCTGCGACGCACAGCAGGAACTCGTCGACCAGGCTGGCAAGGAGACGCAGGACTACCCGCGCTTCCTCTCCTACTCGGACGAGCAGTTCGACCGCGTTGAGAAGCAGATCGGTGACCGTCTCGGCCCGATCCTCGAACTCGTTGGCAAGGCCGACCGCGATAACGCACTGAACGAGCTCACCACTCACGTGGTTGCCGAACTGTCGAAGGACTACCCGGAGGGCGAAGGCGAGCTGTCCGCAGCCGTTAACGCCGTCTTCTCGAAGCAGATGCGTCACCGCGTTCTCACCGAGGGTGTTCGCATGGACGGCCGTCAGCCCGCGGAGATCCGTTCGATCTCCGCCGAGACCAATGTTCTTCCCCGCGTGCACGGCTCCGCCCTGTTCCAGCGTGGCGAGACCCAGATCCTGGGTGTCACTACCCTTAATATGCTGAAGATGGAGCAGCAGCTCGACAACCTCTCCCCGGAGAAGTCGAAGCGCTACATGCACCACTACAACTTCCCGCCCTACTCGACCGGTGAAACCGGCCGCGTTGGCTCCCCGAAGCGTCGCGAAATCGGTCACGGCATGCTCGCAGAGCGCGCCCTCGTCCCGGTCCTTCCGTCGCGCGAGGACTTCCCGTACGCAATCCGTCAGGTCTCCGAGGCCCTCGGTTCGAACGGCTCGACCTCGATGGGCTCCGTCTGTGCATCGACCCTGTCGCTGCTGAACGCCGGTGTGCCGCTCCGCGCCTCCGTCGCCGGTATTGCCATGGGTCTCATGTCCGAAGAGATTGACGGCGAGCAGCGCTACGTTGCCCTCACCGACATTCTTGGCGCCGAGGATGCCCTGGGCGACATGGACTTCAAGGTTGCAGGTACCCGCGAGTTCGTGACCGCTATTCAGCTCGACACGAAGCTCGATGGCATCCCGGCCCAGGTGCTCGCAGCGGCACTTGGCCAGGCACGCGACGCACGTCTCGCGATCCTCGACATCCTCGATGGCGCGATCTCGGTTCCTGACGAGATGAACGAGACCGCACCGCGAATCATCACCATTAAGATCCCCGTTGACAAGATCGGCGAGGTCATTGGCCCCAAGGGCAAGATGATCAACCAGATCCAGGAGGACACGGGCGCCGAGATCTCGATCGAGGACGACGGCTCCGTGTTCGTTGGTGCGACCACCGGCTCCGCTGCCGAGGCCGCACGTCAGGCGATCAACTCGATCGCCAACCCGACCATGCCCGAGGTGGGCGAACGCTTCGTTGGAACCGTCGTCAAGACAACCTCCTTCGGTGCGTTCGTATCGCTGACCCCCGGTAAGGACGGCCTGCTCCACATCACGCAGATCCGCCGCATGGTTGGTGGTAAGCGCGTCGAGAACGTTGAGGATGTCCTCAATGTGGGCGACAAGGTCCAGGTTGAGCTCGCTGAGATCGACCAGCGCGGCAAGCTCTCGCTCCACGCCATCGTTGAGGGCGAAGAGAACGAGTCCGCTGAGGAGAACGATAACGAGGAGAACGGTCACGAGGAGCGCGCCGAGCGTAAGCCCCGCAACCGCAACCGTCGTCGTACCCGTTCCTCCGATGAGGACTAAGTAGCCACGACGAACCAGTCGCGACTAATCAGTCGTTAACAACCGATAAGGATGTTATGAGTATGGGCCGGACCTTCGGGACCGGCCCATACCGGTATCACCATGACATATACAGAAATCCGCCTGGCAGACCAGGACCTTGATGTCGAAGACTCCGGAATGCATTTGCGCCGCACCCTCCGCCACGGCATTCGCTTCATCACCGAACACATCCCCACGCAACGCTCCGTTGCGCTCGGCATGTGGATCGGTGCGGGTTCCCGCGATGAAGAAGCGGGCCACGAGGGCTCCACGCACTTTCTGGAACACCTGCTCTTCAAAGGCACCAGGAACCGTTCCGCTATCGATATTGCTGAGGAGCAGGACTTCCTTGGTGGCGACTTCAATGCCATGACCGGCAAGCAGTTCACGGCCTACCACGGCAGGGTCTTCCAGGATGATCTGAAACGCGCGGTTGACCTCCTTGCCGACATGATCACCTCGGCACGGCTCGACCGGGAAGACATGGACGTGGAGCGAGGAGTGATCCTCGACGAGCTGGCCATGTATGCTGACGATCCCTCGGAAGTGGCCCACGAGGCACTGCCTGCCGCGGTTTTTGGCGACCACTCGCTAGCCCGCCCCGTGGGCGGAACCAAGCAGTCAGTGGGTGCACTCGACCACGGCTCCCTGCTCGAACACTACGCTGACCACTACCATCCGGGTGAACTGGTCGTTGCGGCCGCAGGTGCCGTTGACCACGAGGAGTTCATCGAGACCGTTATCGATGCACTGCGTCGTCACGGCTGGGAACTGGATGGCACGGACACCGTGCCCCGCCGGATCGAGTCACCCCTGTCCTATAGCCTGTCGGACCGTCGGATCGTTCAAGCATCCGAGCAGTCCGCCGTGGTGATTGGAATGCCGGGGGTGACAAGCGATGATCCGATGCGACCCGCCCTGATCGCTGCCCTCACCATTCTCGGCACCGGTTCCTCATCCCGCCTCTTCCAAGAGGTACGAGAAAAGAGGGGATTGGCCTACTCTGCTTACGCTCTCGCTGCGTCCTATGAGACCGGGGGACTGGTAGCTATGGCGGCACCAACCTCCCCGAAGAACGCCGATATCGTCGCCGAGCTCATGAACGACACCCTCAACTCCATGGTCGGCACGGTTAAAGAATCCGAAGTGGAGTCCGCCTATCGCAGGCTCAGGGTCGGGGTTGTGTTCGATGCTGAAGCCGCGCAGCAGAGAATGATGAGGCTCGGACTGGCTGAGGTTGCCACCGGCCGGCTTATTTCCATGGACGAATCGCTCCGCAGACAGCGTGCCGTCACACGTGACGATATTGAGCAGGTGCTGTCACAGCTCGTCGTGAACGACCGGGCTCGCGTTGTCGTTGGACCGGTAGAGTGATCCCATGAAGATTGCAGTCATTGGAGCAAAGGGCCGCATGGGCCAGGCCATGAGCGCGGGAGTCGAGCAGACGGATGGGCTGGAGCTGGTCGCACAGCTTGATGCCGGTGATGAAATCACGACCGAGTCCCTCAACGGGGCAGAGGTCGCCATCGAATTCACCCGTCCCGATTCGACACTCAAGAACACCCTTGCCGTCATAGGTGCAGGAGTGCACTGCGTCGTTGGCACGACGGGGTGGACGGATGAGGGGCTGGACCAGGTGCGGGAGCTCCTGGAAACAAAGCCCGGTGTAGGCGCCATTATCGCACCCAACTACGCTCTGTCCGCCGTGCTCGCCATGTCTTTTGCGAAGAAGGCAGCAGCCTACTTCGAATCCGCGGAAGTCATCGAACTTCACCACCCGAACAAGGTCGACGCACCCTCGGGAACGGCTCTGACAACCGCCAAGGGAATTGCCCAGGCGCGCCGCGAGGCGGGTCTGGGTCCCATGCCCGATGCAACCGAAACGGATCCGGGCGGCGCACGCGGAGCAAACATCGATGGAGTACACGTTCACGCGGTACGCCTGCGCGGCCTGACCGCACACGAAGAGATTGTCTTCGGCAATCCCGGCGAGCAGTTCACGATTCGTACCGATTCCTTCGACCGCGAATCGTTCTTCCCCGGCGTGCTCCTTGCCGTGCGGGAAGTATCCGGCAGGCCAGGCCTGACCTACGGTCTCGACCAGCTTATGGATATATAAATTATGAATTCTTAGAGAAGTTTCTTCTCAAACAATAATGGGGCCCGCATGTCCAGTACATGCGGGCCCCACTATTCCTGATTGCTACGGGTTGTCGCAGCGTAGTTGGTGAGCGGCGGGCCGAGGGAGGTGACGGACCTTGGCCCGCCGCTCAGTGCCTAGAGGTGGCGGTTGAGGGCAGGGGTGTCCCTGCCGTCGCCGTCCCAGTCGCCAACGAGGATCGTGTCGGTAGACAATCCCAGCGTGATTTCCTGCTCGGCGTTGCCGCCGGTGTGGGCGTTGTTGATGAGGAAGACATTGTCGCGTCGTAGCGTAACAGTGTCGGTTCCGTCGCCGCTGAAGTCACCCGCGAATGCCTCATCGGATTCCCAGCCGTACCTGTACTCAATATCGGCGTTGCCACCGGTTAGAGCATTGTTGACGAAGAAGACCTTGCCACGGCGAACCGTGAAAGTATCCGAGTCGTTGCCGTCCCAGTCGCCGACAAGGATTTCGTCGTTGTCGCGGCCGTACTTGAACTCGTGATCGGCGTTGCCACCAACCAGTTCGTTGTTCAGGTAGATGGTGTGGCCGCGGCGAACACCGAGGGTGTCGGTTCCGTCGCCGTCCCAGTCGCCGACGAGAATTTCGTCGTTGTCGCGGCCGTACTTGAACTCGTGATCGGCGTTGCCGCCAACCAGTTCGTTATTCAGGTAGAACGTGTGGCCACGGCGAACGCCGAGGGTATCGGTTCCGTTCCCATCCCAGTCACCAGCGAAGACCTGGTCGCCTTCCTTACCAAAAGCAATTGCCACGTCGTGGGTCTCGGACTCCCAGGAGTTGTAGAGGAAGAAGGCGTTACCGGTTGGTTCCGGTTCCGGAGCGGGCTCAACCTCGAGCTCAACAACGGCAGGCTCGGCGTCTGCCGAGACAGAAAGCGAGCCGTTGGTAGCGGCTGCGGAGGAGGACAGCGTCGCGGATTCCGCGGCGATGTCGTCCTCGGTGAGGGTGTACGTGCGGGACTCGCTAAGTGATTCTTCAGAGCCGAGCTCAGCGGCTTCAATCGCTCCGGTCACGTCGGTGAGGCGTACGTTGCCGGTGTTGGTGACGGTTGCGTCATAGGAGACGATGTCACCGGCCGAGTCGTAGCCGTCGCCATCGACATCTTCGATGCTGGCGACGGATAGGGCAACGGTGAGTTCGGGCAGACGCTCGATCAGATCAACCTCGTCACCCACGATATCGAGCGACAGCGGCTCGAGACCGGCGCCTTCAACAGCCCAGGTGCTGGTTGGGAGGAAGAATCCATCAGCAAGCTCGTCGGCGTTGACCATGTGGAATGCTGTGGTGCAGGTATATCCGGCACCGGCGGGAAGCGTACGGTAGCGGCAGTTTCCAGCACCATCATCCGGAACGAACGGATAGAAGTCACCAGCCGTTGGATAGGTCGTCTGGGTAACGTTCGATTCGGAGTCAACTCGGAAGTGGTAGTTCAGCCTCTCACCCTCGGTGTAGGGATCGACTGCCACGTCACGAGTGGAGTCACCCGGGTAGCCCTCGATGTTTGCCCCGAGAGTCGGTGCGGCGCCTTCGAGGACCGTAACTGTCGCGTCACCGCGCAGGCTGTATTCACCGGCGGAGATGAGAATATCGCCGTTTTGCACCTGGCCGTCGGCGGTCCAGATCGGGATATCGACGTCGAGAGTGACCTCGACGGATTCGCCGGGCGCCAGCTCTGAGAACTTGGCCTCTGTGGCCGACCATCCCGAACCAAGATCCGCGGTAACGGTTCCTGCTGGCATGGCCTTGTCGTCATCGTTGTTGATCGTGAAGGTCAGCGGAACGGTGTCGCCAGCATTGCCTTCGGAAGCGGTGTCAGCGAACGAGGCGCAGAATGGCTTGAGCCAGTCCTCGTCGAAGTCGCCGTAGAGAATCTCCGAGTTGGCGCCCTCGTAGACAACGCCGTAGGTGCCATCGTCGAGTGCAACGAGGTCGGAGTAGGAGTGGCCGCCGGGCTCGTAGGTTTTAGATACGGGCCAGGTCTGACCGTCGTCGCACGAGTAGCGAACCGTGCCGTTCGTACGGCTCGTGGCATTCGCATTCGAGAACAGGAGTTCCTTTGCCTCGAGCGAACCGGCCTCGGCGCCCGGGTTCATTTGAATGATCGATGCGTTATTCCGGGGATCAAGAAGCGTGTGGTCGAGCTCTGGCTCGGACCAGCTATGCCCACCGTCGTCCGAGTAGGCAACCCAGCGCGCGGTGTGGGTATGGTGGGCACGAGAGTTCATCATGAGCCTGCCATCGGACAGCTCAACGACCTTGTTCTCATCCATAAGGGAACCGACCGGTTCACCCATCTGCCACGTTTCACCGTGATCATCAGAGTATACGGAGTACGCGACAACTGCTCCGGAACGTACCTGGCCAGCGTACTGCTGGACAAGACGACCCGCGTATTCACCCCGGGTGATCTGGATTCCGTGACCGGATGTGGCGAACTGGCCGCGCATGTTCTCCGGCTTGACCACATCGGTGATCAGGCGGTGCTCCCAGGTCACGCCGTTATCTGTCGACACCGATACCTCGGCCGAGATAACGTCACGGTCCTCGTCGTCGTTACCGTAGACGCTTCCCCAAAAACCCTGGTCCTTCGAGAAAACGTGGAAGTTGAACAGGGTGTTTGTTTCAGCGTCGTAAACGTACGAAGGATCGGAATAGCCAAGCTTGTTCTCGCCGGTCTTGCCAGCGTGAACAACGGTCTGCTCCTCCCAGGTCTTTCCACCATCCGTTGAGCGGCGCTGCAGGATGGAGTTCGGTCCGGGGGAGTCCGCGCCGGTTGGCCGTCCGTCGTAAGAAATCAGCAGATCGCCGTTGTTGAGCTGAATGATCGCGGGAATGCGGTAGTTCGGGAACACCCCATCGCCACCCAGGGCGATACGCAACGTCGTGAATTCCTCGGCGGCGGCCTCATCCTCCGCCATCGCAGGAATCCCGGCAAACGTCGAAGCAAGAAGTGCGACACCTGCCCCTGCACTCAAGAATCTCCGCCGTGCTGTTTTTGGCCTGTGCTTTATA
This genomic window contains:
- a CDS encoding polyribonucleotide nucleotidyltransferase → MEGPDVKFSEAVIDNGSFGTRTIRFETGLLARQAAGSAMVYLDGETAILSATAVSKAPKDHFDFFPLTVDVEERSYAAGRVPGSFFRREGRPGTDAILACRLIDRPLRPAFVKGLRNEVQVVATVMAVHPDDAYDVVAINGASMSTTLSGLPFSGPIGATRIALIDNQWVAFPRYSDLPRATFSMVVAGRIVGDDVAVMMVEAEAGEYAWDLIQEGAQAPTEETVAEGLEAAKGFIRVLCDAQQELVDQAGKETQDYPRFLSYSDEQFDRVEKQIGDRLGPILELVGKADRDNALNELTTHVVAELSKDYPEGEGELSAAVNAVFSKQMRHRVLTEGVRMDGRQPAEIRSISAETNVLPRVHGSALFQRGETQILGVTTLNMLKMEQQLDNLSPEKSKRYMHHYNFPPYSTGETGRVGSPKRREIGHGMLAERALVPVLPSREDFPYAIRQVSEALGSNGSTSMGSVCASTLSLLNAGVPLRASVAGIAMGLMSEEIDGEQRYVALTDILGAEDALGDMDFKVAGTREFVTAIQLDTKLDGIPAQVLAAALGQARDARLAILDILDGAISVPDEMNETAPRIITIKIPVDKIGEVIGPKGKMINQIQEDTGAEISIEDDGSVFVGATTGSAAEAARQAINSIANPTMPEVGERFVGTVVKTTSFGAFVSLTPGKDGLLHITQIRRMVGGKRVENVEDVLNVGDKVQVELAEIDQRGKLSLHAIVEGEENESAEENDNEENGHEERAERKPRNRNRRRTRSSDED
- the rpsO gene encoding 30S ribosomal protein S15; this encodes MALSAEKKQQIIKEYATHEGDTGSPEVQVALLSQRINDLTEHFRSHKHDHHSRRGLMLLIGQRKRLLKYLADEDIERYRALIARLGLRR
- a CDS encoding exo-alpha-sialidase, producing MSAGAGVALLASTFAGIPAMAEDEAAAEEFTTLRIALGGDGVFPNYRIPAIIQLNNGDLLISYDGRPTGADSPGPNSILQRRSTDGGKTWEEQTVVHAGKTGENKLGYSDPSYVYDAETNTLFNFHVFSKDQGFWGSVYGNDDEDRDVISAEVSVSTDNGVTWEHRLITDVVKPENMRGQFATSGHGIQITRGEYAGRLVQQYAGQVRSGAVVAYSVYSDDHGETWQMGEPVGSLMDENKVVELSDGRLMMNSRAHHTHTARWVAYSDDGGHSWSEPELDHTLLDPRNNASIIQMNPGAEAGSLEAKELLFSNANATSRTNGTVRYSCDDGQTWPVSKTYEPGGHSYSDLVALDDGTYGVVYEGANSEILYGDFDEDWLKPFCASFADTASEGNAGDTVPLTFTINNDDDKAMPAGTVTADLGSGWSATEAKFSELAPGESVEVTLDVDIPIWTADGQVQNGDILISAGEYSLRGDATVTVLEGAAPTLGANIEGYPGDSTRDVAVDPYTEGERLNYHFRVDSESNVTQTTYPTAGDFYPFVPDDGAGNCRYRTLPAGAGYTCTTAFHMVNADELADGFFLPTSTWAVEGAGLEPLSLDIVGDEVDLIERLPELTVALSVASIEDVDGDGYDSAGDIVSYDATVTNTGNVRLTDVTGAIEAAELGSEESLSESRTYTLTEDDIAAESATLSSSAAATNGSLSVSADAEPAVVELEVEPAPEPEPTGNAFFLYNSWESETHDVAIAFGKEGDQVFAGDWDGNGTDTLGVRRGHTFYLNNELVGGNADHEFKYGRDNDEILVGDWDGDGTDTLGVRRGHTIYLNNELVGGNADHEFKYGRDNDEILVGDWDGNDSDTFTVRRGKVFFVNNALTGGNADIEYRYGWESDEAFAGDFSGDGTDTVTLRRDNVFLINNAHTGGNAEQEITLGLSTDTILVGDWDGDGRDTPALNRHL
- the dapB gene encoding 4-hydroxy-tetrahydrodipicolinate reductase, encoding MKIAVIGAKGRMGQAMSAGVEQTDGLELVAQLDAGDEITTESLNGAEVAIEFTRPDSTLKNTLAVIGAGVHCVVGTTGWTDEGLDQVRELLETKPGVGAIIAPNYALSAVLAMSFAKKAAAYFESAEVIELHHPNKVDAPSGTALTTAKGIAQARREAGLGPMPDATETDPGGARGANIDGVHVHAVRLRGLTAHEEIVFGNPGEQFTIRTDSFDRESFFPGVLLAVREVSGRPGLTYGLDQLMDI
- a CDS encoding M16 family metallopeptidase — translated: MTYTEIRLADQDLDVEDSGMHLRRTLRHGIRFITEHIPTQRSVALGMWIGAGSRDEEAGHEGSTHFLEHLLFKGTRNRSAIDIAEEQDFLGGDFNAMTGKQFTAYHGRVFQDDLKRAVDLLADMITSARLDREDMDVERGVILDELAMYADDPSEVAHEALPAAVFGDHSLARPVGGTKQSVGALDHGSLLEHYADHYHPGELVVAAAGAVDHEEFIETVIDALRRHGWELDGTDTVPRRIESPLSYSLSDRRIVQASEQSAVVIGMPGVTSDDPMRPALIAALTILGTGSSSRLFQEVREKRGLAYSAYALAASYETGGLVAMAAPTSPKNADIVAELMNDTLNSMVGTVKESEVESAYRRLRVGVVFDAEAAQQRMMRLGLAEVATGRLISMDESLRRQRAVTRDDIEQVLSQLVVNDRARVVVGPVE